In Aestuariibaculum lutulentum, one DNA window encodes the following:
- a CDS encoding copper homeostasis protein CutC produces the protein MIVEVCANSFESALNAEKAGAHRIELCSELAVGGITPSFGLIKKVMESLSIPVFVLIRPRSGNFTFNDDEMDIMKHDIALCKELGCAGIVSGVLNHDNTIDTEKTKELIELSKPLEFTFHRAFDWVSNPKEALEQLKALGVNRILTSGQESSAEKGLALLQKLKDKTEGELNILPGGGIKPENAGKFRSAGFSEIHVSASTIETVIETPKVSMNSAKFFDETIKSYSDIKTIKQILAVTGSDA, from the coding sequence ATGATAGTAGAAGTTTGCGCAAACTCATTTGAATCAGCGCTTAACGCAGAAAAGGCCGGAGCGCATCGTATTGAATTGTGTTCAGAACTGGCAGTTGGTGGAATAACACCGTCGTTCGGACTTATTAAAAAAGTGATGGAAAGTTTATCTATTCCCGTATTTGTTTTAATTCGTCCAAGAAGTGGGAATTTTACGTTTAATGATGACGAAATGGACATTATGAAACATGATATTGCATTGTGTAAAGAATTGGGTTGTGCTGGGATTGTTTCAGGGGTTTTGAATCATGATAACACGATTGATACCGAAAAAACAAAGGAGCTTATTGAACTTTCAAAACCATTAGAATTTACATTTCATCGTGCCTTCGATTGGGTTTCTAATCCAAAAGAGGCTTTGGAACAATTGAAAGCCTTAGGGGTAAATCGCATTTTAACTTCAGGGCAGGAATCTTCAGCAGAAAAAGGACTTGCTCTACTTCAGAAATTAAAAGATAAAACTGAAGGTGAGTTAAATATTCTTCCCGGGGGTGGAATTAAACCCGAAAATGCAGGCAAGTTTAGGTCGGCTGGTTTTTCAGAAATACATGTATCGGCATCAACCATAGAAACGGTTATTGAAACCCCAAAGGTATCTATGAATAGTGCTAAGTTTTTTGATGAAACCATAAAGTCGTATTCCGATATCAAAACCATAAAGCAGATTTTGGCTGTTACAGGTTCTGACGCATAG
- a CDS encoding metallophosphoesterase translates to MMRWLIFIIIYIIADLYAFQAFRTVTKNNWILGLYWLISLLVIGNFVYNYYGFNRSDGFSHRHAFAFGFFIALLVPKMIVLVAMLGEDIFRIPQAIYRYFTEGSSAEGNYFASRRQFISKIALGVAAIPFASIIYGIYKGKYNFKVLKYTLTFDDLPDAFDGYKVTQVSDIHSGSFDDVNKVDYAINLINEQESDMILFTGDMVNNKAEELKPYLGIFGKLNAKDGLYSVLGNHDYGDYVSWDSEAAKHQNLEDLKAHQKEIGFDLLLNESRFIERDGQRLALVGVENWGTGGFKKAGDLKKATKDVHANDFKILMSHDPTHWEKKVKDDEYHYHLTLSGHTHGMQFGIEIPGWFKWSPAKWRYKYWAGMYNEMGQYLNVNRGFGYLAFPGRVGIWPEITVIELKKGTATA, encoded by the coding sequence ATGATGCGTTGGCTCATCTTTATTATAATTTACATCATCGCCGATTTATATGCCTTTCAAGCCTTTAGAACGGTCACAAAAAACAATTGGATTTTAGGCTTGTATTGGCTTATTTCCTTATTGGTTATTGGTAATTTTGTTTATAACTATTACGGTTTTAACCGAAGTGATGGCTTTAGCCACAGACATGCCTTTGCGTTTGGTTTTTTTATAGCTTTATTGGTGCCTAAAATGATTGTATTGGTTGCCATGTTGGGTGAAGATATATTCAGGATACCTCAGGCGATTTACCGATATTTTACCGAAGGAAGTTCGGCTGAAGGGAACTATTTTGCTTCGCGTCGTCAGTTTATAAGCAAGATTGCTTTGGGTGTTGCTGCGATTCCCTTTGCATCGATTATCTACGGAATTTATAAAGGAAAATACAATTTTAAAGTTTTAAAATATACTTTGACTTTTGATGATTTACCAGATGCATTCGATGGTTATAAAGTCACACAGGTGAGTGATATTCACTCGGGGAGTTTTGATGATGTTAATAAGGTAGATTATGCGATTAACCTGATTAATGAGCAGGAAAGCGATATGATTTTATTCACGGGCGATATGGTGAATAATAAAGCCGAAGAGCTGAAACCTTATTTAGGAATCTTCGGAAAATTAAATGCTAAAGATGGCTTGTATTCTGTTTTGGGGAATCATGATTATGGCGATTATGTGTCTTGGGATTCTGAGGCTGCGAAACATCAAAATTTGGAAGATTTAAAAGCACACCAAAAGGAAATAGGTTTCGATTTGTTGTTGAATGAAAGTCGATTTATAGAACGCGACGGACAACGATTGGCTTTAGTAGGTGTTGAAAACTGGGGAACCGGCGGATTTAAGAAGGCCGGAGACCTTAAGAAAGCGACTAAAGATGTGCATGCCAATGACTTCAAAATATTGATGAGTCACGACCCAACACACTGGGAAAAAAAGGTGAAGGATGATGAATATCATTACCATCTTACTTTAAGTGGGCATACACACGGGATGCAGTTTGGTATTGAAATTCCGGGGTGGTTTAAATGGAGTCCTGCAAAATGGCGTTACAAATACTGGGCTGGGATGTATAATGAAATGGGGCAATACCTTAATGTAAACAGAGGTTTTGGCTATTTGGCATTTCCCGGACGTGTGGGTATCTGGCCTGAAATTACCGTTATCGAACTTAAAAAAGGTACTGCTACGGCTTAA
- a CDS encoding thioredoxin family protein, translated as MSKFGELIDVEIPVLLDFFTDWNEQSSTMHAVLRDVAAALGDKAKVIKIDVEKNGELAEALRVKAIPTLIIYKGGEMKWRQSGEQDANTIIGIVQQYI; from the coding sequence ATGTCAAAATTTGGGGAACTTATTGATGTAGAAATTCCAGTGTTGTTAGATTTTTTTACTGATTGGAATGAACAGTCTTCTACAATGCACGCTGTTTTAAGAGATGTTGCAGCAGCGTTAGGCGATAAGGCAAAAGTAATTAAGATTGATGTTGAAAAAAACGGAGAACTTGCTGAAGCTTTACGTGTAAAAGCGATACCAACACTAATAATCTATAAAGGCGGTGAAATGAAATGGCGTCAAAGTGGAGAACAGGACGCTAACACCATTATTGGTATTGTTCAACAGTATATTTAA
- a CDS encoding polysaccharide deacetylase family protein translates to MPTSFVKIPVVIKKMFPNYVWDVSTTEKIIYLTFDDGPTPEITNWTLDTLKAYNAKATFFCIGNNVEKHPEIFLNILKEGHAIGNHTHNHLKGWKTATADYLQNIKQAQTTIAEQKFEDKSVTTNLFRPPYGKLKPKQGKNLLALGYKIIMWDIISFDWDKDITEEQCLENVISKAVNGSVVVFHDSLKAARNMQYALPKVLKHFTDKGYRFEAIPH, encoded by the coding sequence ATGCCTACGTCTTTTGTAAAAATACCGGTAGTTATAAAAAAGATGTTCCCAAACTATGTTTGGGACGTCTCTACTACCGAAAAAATCATTTACCTTACTTTTGATGACGGACCTACTCCCGAAATCACAAACTGGACATTAGATACTCTTAAAGCTTACAATGCCAAAGCCACATTTTTCTGCATTGGTAATAACGTGGAAAAACATCCTGAAATCTTTCTGAATATTCTAAAAGAAGGGCACGCTATCGGCAACCACACACACAACCACCTTAAGGGCTGGAAAACCGCTACTGCGGATTACTTGCAAAATATAAAACAGGCACAAACTACTATTGCAGAGCAGAAATTTGAAGACAAGTCTGTAACCACAAATCTATTCAGGCCGCCTTACGGTAAACTCAAACCAAAACAAGGGAAAAACCTATTAGCCTTAGGTTATAAAATTATTATGTGGGATATTATTTCGTTTGACTGGGATAAAGATATAACCGAAGAACAATGTTTAGAGAATGTCATTTCTAAAGCTGTAAACGGAAGTGTTGTTGTGTTTCATGACAGCTTAAAAGCCGCAAGAAACATGCAGTATGCACTACCAAAAGTATTAAAACACTTTACAGACAAAGGGTATCGATTTGAGGCGATTCCGCATTAA
- a CDS encoding glycosyltransferase family 117 protein, with protein MTNFNFKKWNTILGWFAFLIALITYTLTTEPTVSFWDAGEYILTSAKLQVGHPPGAPLFQMLGAFFSMFALEPSQVGFMMNMMSAISSAFTILFMFWTITLLLKKLITNDEELNQNKAIAILGSGLVGSLAFTFTDSFWFNAVETEVYAMATLIMSVMFWLGLRWEQDMDKPRGNRWLILISFIIGLSFGVHFMGLLTIPAIGLIYYFKNYKTITLKNFIIANVASVAVLLFVFKLLAPNILKIFSASEIFFINTIGLPFNSGTIIAGIVLVALIYYALKYTKTKGYTHLNTTVLCLTFVIIGFSTWLMLPIRANANVVINENNPSSARELLAYYNLEQYPETHLFYGPQFTDQYAFLDENNPYVDDKPKYEKDEEKGEYVIVNDYKNAKQNYNSKHASYLPRMWSAEHAENYMMFTGFLNFKLKPEHQMDNQLRSAINQFKNDVAQGNVDREGYNTFLKRFKSYIDIEKPSLADNIKYMFQYQLGYMYWRYFMWNFSGRQDDIQGKYDNHGNWITGIKPIDEKLLGLSQDNLPSDVKNNKARNTYYLLPFLLGLVGFFFLFNKDKKVFWTLLVFFLFTGVAIQVYTNVRPFEPRERDYSVVGSFYVFALWIGFGVYAIYDAVKKLAPSKLTAPAITIACLVLVPGIMAANNWDDHDRSGKYTANSMAKMYLDSCEENGILFTIGDNDTFALWYAQEIEGYRTDVRVVNTSLFQTDWYIDQMKRKAYESDPIPSQLTHNLYQYGTNDYIVIEDVIPDTLQVKQFLDFVASDNPKTKYKYVLQQNNIDISQVRRQDLNATYLPTRHLRLPVNKENALKSGIVKPKDADKIVPYIDLTITGNALYKNRLLMLDIVANNDWKRPIYFTGGSFGDDDYIWMKDYLQLDGLCYKLVPIKTPINKSNPFDMGRVDSDLMYEKVKNWYWGNSGSPDIYHDTETRKNSITYRSNLARLIEQLLNENKLDKAEEIADIAMTNMPVDYFGYYTLLEPYISAYYEVNNKEKAENLFKQVAKKYQESLTYYSSLSIDSQNRMFEEIYTDIQRYKALVDVLAKYDPKFAETEGDIFNNHLMLFKHFYGDQADEDYYAPEEEDTTFSPQDSSADILD; from the coding sequence ATGACCAATTTCAACTTTAAGAAATGGAATACCATTTTAGGATGGTTTGCTTTTTTAATTGCTCTTATAACTTACACCCTAACTACCGAACCTACTGTAAGCTTCTGGGATGCCGGAGAATATATCTTAACCTCAGCAAAGTTACAGGTTGGTCACCCACCTGGAGCTCCGTTATTTCAAATGCTTGGTGCATTCTTTTCGATGTTTGCCTTAGAACCTTCTCAGGTTGGTTTCATGATGAATATGATGAGCGCCATATCTAGTGCCTTCACTATTTTATTTATGTTCTGGACCATTACATTGTTATTAAAAAAACTAATAACTAATGATGAAGAATTAAACCAAAATAAAGCAATCGCTATTCTAGGAAGTGGTTTAGTAGGTAGTTTGGCTTTCACTTTTACCGATTCGTTTTGGTTTAACGCTGTGGAAACCGAAGTATATGCCATGGCAACACTTATTATGTCTGTGATGTTTTGGCTAGGGTTACGCTGGGAACAGGACATGGATAAACCTCGAGGTAACCGCTGGTTAATTTTAATCTCCTTTATTATTGGTCTGTCTTTTGGGGTACACTTTATGGGGTTATTAACCATTCCGGCAATTGGTTTAATCTACTACTTTAAAAATTACAAAACCATCACCCTTAAAAACTTCATTATTGCCAATGTTGCTTCGGTTGCGGTTTTATTATTTGTATTTAAATTATTAGCACCTAATATTCTTAAAATATTTAGTGCTTCTGAAATATTCTTTATTAACACAATAGGTCTTCCTTTTAATTCAGGAACTATTATTGCTGGCATTGTATTGGTTGCTCTTATATATTACGCTTTAAAATACACCAAAACTAAAGGTTACACACACTTAAACACAACCGTGCTTTGTTTAACGTTTGTTATCATTGGATTTTCAACCTGGTTAATGCTACCTATTCGAGCTAACGCTAATGTGGTAATTAACGAAAACAATCCATCCAGTGCCAGAGAACTTTTAGCTTACTACAACTTAGAACAGTATCCGGAAACCCATTTATTCTACGGGCCACAATTTACCGATCAATATGCCTTTTTAGATGAAAACAATCCGTATGTAGACGACAAGCCTAAATACGAAAAAGACGAAGAAAAAGGAGAATACGTTATTGTTAACGATTATAAAAACGCGAAACAAAACTACAATTCTAAACACGCCTCTTACTTACCACGTATGTGGAGTGCTGAGCACGCGGAAAATTACATGATGTTTACCGGATTCTTAAATTTCAAATTAAAGCCAGAACATCAAATGGATAACCAACTTCGCAGCGCCATTAATCAATTTAAAAATGATGTAGCCCAGGGTAATGTAGACCGCGAAGGCTACAACACCTTTTTAAAGCGTTTTAAAAGCTATATCGATATTGAAAAGCCAAGCTTAGCCGACAACATTAAATACATGTTTCAATATCAATTAGGATATATGTACTGGCGTTACTTTATGTGGAACTTCTCAGGAAGACAAGATGATATTCAAGGTAAATACGACAACCACGGAAACTGGATTACCGGCATCAAACCTATTGATGAAAAATTACTTGGGCTATCGCAAGACAATCTGCCCAGCGATGTTAAAAACAATAAAGCCAGAAACACCTATTACTTATTACCTTTCCTTTTAGGATTGGTTGGTTTCTTCTTCTTGTTCAATAAAGACAAAAAAGTATTCTGGACCTTGTTGGTTTTCTTCCTGTTTACAGGAGTCGCTATCCAGGTGTATACTAATGTACGTCCGTTTGAACCAAGAGAGCGTGATTATTCAGTTGTAGGATCATTTTACGTTTTTGCTCTTTGGATTGGTTTCGGAGTTTATGCCATTTACGATGCTGTTAAAAAATTAGCACCTTCAAAACTTACTGCCCCGGCAATCACTATAGCTTGTTTAGTTTTAGTTCCGGGAATTATGGCTGCCAACAACTGGGATGATCATGACCGTTCAGGAAAATACACCGCCAACTCTATGGCTAAAATGTATCTGGATTCCTGTGAAGAAAACGGTATTTTATTTACTATTGGTGACAACGATACTTTTGCGCTTTGGTACGCTCAGGAAATTGAAGGATACCGCACCGATGTACGTGTGGTAAACACCAGTTTATTCCAAACCGATTGGTACATCGACCAAATGAAACGTAAAGCTTACGAAAGCGACCCGATTCCGTCACAGTTAACACATAACTTATACCAATATGGAACCAACGATTATATTGTTATTGAAGATGTGATTCCTGATACTCTTCAAGTAAAACAATTTTTAGATTTTGTTGCGAGTGATAATCCGAAAACAAAATACAAGTACGTTTTACAACAAAACAATATCGACATCTCTCAGGTACGTCGTCAAGATTTAAATGCTACCTATTTACCTACACGTCATTTACGTCTTCCGGTAAATAAAGAAAACGCGTTAAAATCAGGCATCGTAAAACCAAAAGATGCCGATAAAATTGTACCATACATTGATCTTACTATAACCGGTAACGCCCTTTATAAAAACCGTTTATTAATGCTGGACATTGTTGCCAACAACGACTGGAAACGTCCTATTTATTTTACTGGCGGAAGTTTTGGTGATGATGATTACATTTGGATGAAAGACTATTTACAATTAGATGGTTTATGCTACAAATTAGTTCCTATTAAAACACCTATCAACAAATCAAATCCGTTTGACATGGGCCGTGTAGATAGCGATTTAATGTACGAAAAAGTGAAAAACTGGTATTGGGGTAACAGTGGTAGCCCGGATATTTACCACGACACCGAAACTCGTAAAAACTCTATTACATACAGAAGTAACTTAGCGCGTTTAATAGAACAGTTATTAAACGAAAACAAACTGGATAAAGCTGAAGAAATAGCCGATATAGCTATGACGAATATGCCGGTTGACTACTTTGGTTACTACACACTATTAGAACCATATATAAGTGCGTATTATGAGGTTAACAATAAGGAAAAAGCTGAAAATTTATTCAAACAGGTTGCTAAAAAATATCAGGAGAGTTTAACCTATTACAGTAGTTTATCTATCGATAGCCAGAACAGAATGTTCGAAGAAATCTATACCGATATTCAGCGTTATAAAGCTCTTGTAGATGTATTGGCAAAATACGATCCTAAATTCGCTGAAACAGAAGGTGATATTTTCAACAATCATTTAATGTTATTTAAGCATTTTTATGGAGATCAAGCCGATGAAGACTATTACGCTCCAGAGGAAGAAGACACAACCTTCAGTCCACAAGATAGTAGCGCAGATATCCTTGATTAA
- a CDS encoding universal stress protein: MKKILVPTDFSTEAENALKVAAQLAKKHKCELHLLHILEIPLHQVDPISGFSELPEAMFFMKLAHKQFTELREKSYLEGLNIQEHVEFHEIFKGIFHVCKKQNIDLVIMGSSGANGLKEIFIGSNTEKVVRTSEVPVLVIKNEHNNFNVENMVYASDFETDSQSAFESAVGFAKLFKSKLHLIMVNTPNFFITTDEAKAKIENFTKDFNLKDCTTVIYNDASVESGILNYAKSISADLISISTHGRKGLSHFFNGSISEDLVNHANQPIMTFKIKE; encoded by the coding sequence ATGAAAAAAATTCTTGTTCCCACCGATTTTTCTACTGAAGCTGAAAACGCCCTAAAGGTCGCCGCTCAACTGGCAAAAAAACACAAGTGCGAACTTCACTTATTACATATACTTGAAATTCCATTGCATCAGGTAGATCCAATTAGTGGTTTTAGTGAATTACCGGAAGCTATGTTTTTTATGAAACTGGCTCACAAGCAATTTACCGAACTAAGAGAAAAAAGCTATCTCGAAGGACTTAATATTCAAGAACATGTCGAGTTTCATGAAATTTTTAAAGGTATTTTTCATGTTTGCAAAAAACAAAACATCGATTTAGTTATTATGGGCTCGAGTGGCGCTAACGGACTCAAAGAAATATTCATTGGAAGTAACACCGAAAAAGTAGTGCGCACCTCAGAAGTACCTGTATTGGTTATTAAAAACGAACACAACAACTTTAATGTTGAGAATATGGTTTACGCATCAGATTTTGAAACCGATAGCCAAAGTGCCTTCGAAAGTGCTGTGGGATTCGCAAAACTTTTTAAAAGCAAACTACACCTAATCATGGTGAATACGCCTAACTTCTTTATCACAACAGATGAAGCTAAAGCCAAAATAGAAAACTTCACAAAAGATTTCAATTTAAAAGACTGTACAACGGTAATTTACAACGATGCCAGTGTAGAAAGCGGCATTTTAAATTATGCCAAATCTATTTCAGCCGATTTAATTAGCATAAGCACACATGGCAGAAAAGGTTTATCTCATTTTTTTAATGGCAGTATAAGTGAAGATCTGGTAAACCATGCCAATCAACCCATTATGACCTTCAAAATCAAAGAATAA
- the rimP gene encoding ribosome assembly cofactor RimP translates to MFKETVKDLLGAALEERSDLFLIEFTISPDNHIKIVIDGDSGVLVEDCMFVSRAIEHNIDREEHDFSLEVMSAGAASPLVNKRQYKKNLNRDLKVKTALEKFEGTLAKATETDITLEWKVREPKPVGKGKVTVTKQANIAYEDIVEAKVMIKF, encoded by the coding sequence ATGTTTAAAGAAACCGTAAAAGATTTACTTGGTGCTGCGTTGGAAGAACGCTCAGACTTGTTTTTAATCGAGTTCACTATTAGTCCAGATAATCATATTAAAATTGTGATTGATGGCGATAGTGGTGTTTTGGTTGAAGACTGTATGTTTGTGAGTCGTGCAATAGAGCATAATATAGATAGAGAAGAACATGATTTTTCTCTGGAAGTTATGTCGGCAGGAGCAGCATCTCCATTAGTAAACAAAAGACAGTATAAAAAGAATCTGAATAGAGACCTTAAAGTAAAAACAGCTTTAGAGAAATTTGAAGGAACACTTGCAAAGGCTACCGAAACAGATATAACATTAGAATGGAAGGTTAGAGAACCTAAACCTGTAGGTAAAGGGAAAGTAACTGTAACAAAACAAGCGAACATCGCTTACGAGGATATTGTAGAAGCAAAAGTTATGATTAAATTTTAA
- the nusA gene encoding transcription termination factor NusA — translation MENIALIESFSEFKDDKLIDRVTLMAILEEVFRSALKKKYGDDDNFDIIVNPDKGDLEIWRNRVVVADGEVEDPNQEISLTEARKIEPDFEVGEDVSEEVKLIDLGRRAILALRQNLISKIHEHDNTIVFKNFKDLVGEIYTAEVHHIRHRAVILLDDEGNEIVLPKDKQIPSDFFRKGDNVRGVIDSVELKGAKPTIIMSRTSPSFLEKLFEQEIPEVFDGLITIKNVVRIPGEKAKVAVDSYDDRIDPVGACVGMKGSRIHGIVRELGNENIDVINYTNNLQLYITRALSPARVTSIKIDEDNKRAEVILKPEEVSKAIGRGGHNIRLAGQLTGYDIDVFREGAEEDVELSEFSDEIEGWIIEEFSRVGLDTAKSILEEDVKDLVKRTDLEEETIKEVIRILREEFEE, via the coding sequence ATGGAGAATATCGCGTTAATTGAATCTTTTTCAGAATTCAAAGACGATAAGCTAATTGACCGTGTTACGTTAATGGCGATTTTAGAGGAAGTGTTTAGAAGCGCCTTAAAAAAGAAATATGGTGATGATGATAATTTCGACATTATTGTAAATCCTGATAAAGGAGATTTAGAGATCTGGAGAAACAGAGTTGTAGTGGCTGATGGTGAGGTTGAAGATCCAAATCAGGAGATTTCATTAACAGAGGCTCGTAAAATTGAACCAGACTTCGAAGTAGGTGAGGACGTATCAGAAGAAGTAAAGCTTATAGATTTAGGAAGACGTGCTATTTTAGCATTACGCCAAAATTTAATCTCAAAAATTCACGAACACGACAATACTATAGTATTTAAAAACTTTAAAGACTTAGTAGGAGAAATATATACAGCTGAAGTGCACCACATTCGTCACAGAGCTGTTATTTTATTAGACGATGAAGGTAATGAGATTGTTTTACCAAAAGACAAACAAATTCCTTCGGATTTCTTTAGAAAAGGAGATAATGTAAGAGGTGTTATTGATAGTGTGGAGCTTAAAGGAGCAAAACCAACTATTATCATGTCTAGAACATCGCCTTCATTCTTAGAGAAACTTTTCGAACAAGAAATTCCAGAGGTGTTCGACGGTTTAATTACTATTAAGAATGTAGTAAGAATACCTGGAGAAAAAGCGAAAGTAGCGGTAGATTCTTATGATGACAGAATCGATCCTGTTGGAGCGTGTGTTGGTATGAAAGGTTCTAGAATTCACGGTATTGTTCGTGAGTTAGGTAACGAAAATATCGACGTTATTAATTATACAAATAACTTACAGTTATATATTACCAGAGCGTTAAGTCCTGCAAGGGTTACTTCAATCAAAATCGATGAAGATAACAAACGTGCAGAAGTCATCTTAAAGCCGGAAGAAGTAAGTAAAGCTATTGGTAGAGGTGGTCACAACATCCGTTTAGCGGGTCAGTTAACAGGCTACGATATCGATGTGTTTAGAGAAGGTGCTGAGGAAGACGTAGAATTAAGCGAGTTCTCAGATGAAATAGAAGGATGGATTATTGAAGAATTTAGCAGAGTTGGATTAGATACTGCAAAGAGTATTTTAGAAGAGGATGTTAAAGATTTAGTAAAACGTACCGATTTAGAAGAAGAAACTATTAAAGAAGTTATTCGAATTTTAAGAGAAGAATTCGAAGAATAA